A window from Schistosoma haematobium chromosome 3, whole genome shotgun sequence encodes these proteins:
- the CSPP1 gene encoding Centrosome and spindle pole associated protein 1 (EggNog:ENOG4113KS1~COG:Z) yields the protein MNHLNIPREENFFSKFGQYEFERAKKREELMQDYLEFKQREEKSFHNRFSDKKKNCHRPLDSSGPLEVLDSFPNINESFGVQYELPKSDFGCRLTELEKKINTLFNDQRPVVHSNRPDVNDKSLVTYDRGVPIIKELKNNSVPNSPDAADNRYEDLKKRLHQITEADKHLSLIEEEYNKLKNIQSPYTLDHKNPTNQGLRNLSFNSWKSEKNEVKYSEQNLKDNYRKELESQIAETERKRSYEKADSIKDSAMCPIPTYAYRNSEMESNKINSNETHLNSTECLYFDVGQRDLLAINTSPSGMLNVSVGSGKNVNTVQNPTDLKFKKMQYAEELKKQIEEARAKKAKQKEDDEEYNRKIEEQNCNLDLSREIHPPQQNMSNSVNPEQFPDQQARTGLDVSKEIHFEASDTASTNFEPNFARGGHGIFGSPLTEIQKHNLQKYKKELNQQIAERRQFMELKKQKEIELEQREMERIRVERLKMQKEFEAEQERKQNKVERDIQQLSDKSDEYKLKRKEEHTGNKTKSVEMRNTRYKHPSKKMKSPTCSPKILIGPEASKLNHLKQFGSETSDKHSSEKTQSILKQLTALKVQLDREKSKTESVYYQQKHTRGNNKERMEVGTCKQRSRPRMNIKAVELFQDASVFNKNNTHVSSGRMPSHVQDVEPESLLEEPYIEDLRDVDRKQITLLRKQNNHLQELRTELLQNIKDKSRGHSVREKNVQNCNPSAMQNPILDENDSLIKSQNESDEMLHSTSLSNGSIDLNQIAEKNKQRLLRLDAIQLLTEVSDDPESVLQRFVGEHDRMFSSEHKNNIFN from the exons ATGAATCATTTGAATATTCCACGTGAAGAAAACTTCTTTTCTAAATTCGGACAGTATGAATTCGAGAGAGCAAAGAAGCGTGAAGAACTTATGCAAGACTACTTGGAATTCAAACAAAGAGAGGAAAAGAGCTTCCATAATAGATTCTCCgataaaaagaaaaattgtcATCGACCACTTGACTCCTCGGGACCTTTGGAGGTGCTTGACAGTTTTCCAAATATAAATGAATCGTTTGGTGTACAATATGAGCTACCAAAGAGTGATTTTGGATGCAGGTTGacggaactagaaaagaaaatCAACACCCTGTTTAACGATCAAAGGCCTGTAGTGCACTCTAACAGACCTGA TGTAAATGATAAATCCTTAGTAACATATGATAGGGGTGTTCCCATTATCAAGGAATTAAAGAACAACTCAGTACCTAACAGTCCGGATGCAGCAGACAA CAGATACGAAGATTTAAAAAAACGTCTACACCAAATAACTGAAGCAGACAAACATCTTAGTCTTATAGAGGAAGAATACAATAAGCTAAAGAATATTCAAAGTCCGTATACGTTAGACCATAAAAATCCAACGAACCAGGGTCTTCGTAACTTATCGTTCAACTCGTGGAAGTCTGAAAAGAATGAAGTAAAATACTCGGAGCAAAATTTAAAGGATAATTACAGAAAAGAGTTAGAGTCACAAATTGCTGAGACAGAGAGAAAGCGTTCATATGAAAAGGCAGATAGCATAAAAGACAGTGCTATGTGCCCAATACCCACTTATGCATATAGAAATTCAGAAATGGagtcaaataaaataaactcaaaTGAGACACATTTAAATTCGACAGAATGTTTATACTTTGATGTAGGACAAAGAGATTTGCTCGCAATAAATACATCACCCTCTGGAATGTTGAATGTTAGTGTTGGTAGTGGTAAGAATGTGAATACAGTGCAAAACCCAACGGacctaaaatttaaaaaaatgcaGTATGCTGAGGAGTTAAAAAAACAAATTGAGGAGGCAAGGGCGAAAAAAGCTAAGCAGAAAGAGGATGACGAAGAATATAATAGAAAGATCGAGGAGCAGAACTGCAACCTTGACTTATCAAGAGAAATCCATCCTCCTCAACAAAACATGTCGAATTCTGTCAACCCCGAACAATTTCCTGACCAACAGGCGCGTACCGGTCTAGATGTGTCGAAAGAAATCCACTTTGAAGCTTCAGATACAGCTTCAACAAATTTCGAACCTAATTTCGCCAGAGGTGGACATGGAATATTTGGCAGCCCATTAACGGAGATACAGAAACACAATCTCCAAAAGTACAAAAAAGAACTGAATCAGCAGATAGCGGAGAGACGTCAGTTTATGGAGCTtaagaaacaaaaagaaattgaGCTTGAGCAACGCGAGATGGAAAGGATTAGAGTAGAACGGTTGAAAATGCAGAAAGAGTTCGAAGCGGAACAAGAACGGAAGCAAAATAAAGTTGAGCGAGATATTCAACAACTGAGCGACAAAAGTGATGAGTATAAATTAAAACGTAAAGAAGAGCATACTGGAAATAAAACAAAGTCGGTTGAGATGAGGAACACTAGGTACAAACATCCATCAAAAAAGATGAAGTCACCAACATGCAGTCCTAAAATCTTAATAGGACCAGAAGCCAGCAAACTAAACCACTTGAAGCAGTTTGGTAGTGAGACATCTGATAAACACAGCAGTGAAAAGACGCAGTCAATACTGAAACAGCTAACCGCATTAAAAGTTCAACTAGACAGGGAAAAATCCAAAACTGAGTCGGTGTATTACCAACAGAAACATACTCGTGGTAATAACAAAGAACGTATGGAGGTTGGCACATGTAAACAACGATCCCGACCCCGAATGAACATAAAAGCTGTAGAACTATTCCAAGATGCTtcagtttttaataaaaataacactCATGTTTCTTCAGGGCGAATGCCTAGTCATGTTCAGGACGTTGAGCCCGAAAGTTTGTTGGAAGAGCCTTACATAGAAGATTTAAGAGATGTAGACCGGAAACAGATAACTCTCTTGAGAAAGCAAAACAATCATCTCCAAGAGTTGAGAACGGAACTGTTGCAAAATATTAAGGATAAAAGCAGAGGTCATTCAGTAAGGGAGAAGAATGTTCAAAACTGCAACCCATCCGCAATGCAAAACCCAATATTAGATGAGAATGATTCGCTAATTAAATCTCAAAATGAGTCAGATGAGATGCTACACTCAACTTCTTTGTCTAACGGGTCTATTGACCTAAATCAAATCGCCGAAAAAAATAAGCAGCGTTTGTTGAGACTAGATGCGATCCAGCTATTAACTGAAGTAAGTGACGATCCTGAATCAGTTTTACAGCGTTTCGTTGGTGAACATGACAGGATGTTTTCAAGTGAACACAAAAACAACATTTTTAACTAG